ATTAGCATCTCCTTAAGACTTTGTAGGAGTCTCTGATCTCAGACCAACTATCCAGACAGAGTGCCTCTAGTGGGGGATTCACTTGGAAGAAGCCTTTGTAATCACATGGGGTATGGGGGGAGGTACACTCATAGTCTTGGCTTGGATGACGCTTGTGCTTTCATGATGTCTCTGGCATTGGAagtttctggacctgccctgccCTCCAGAAAGTTGGCTGAGAACTAGGGGTTTAGATTCTGAGAAACAAGGGGCCCACTAATCAGCATCTCCCACTGTAGCCTAGAGAATTCAGCTTTCTAACTGAAGTGGTATTTTACCTGCTGCTTCTGAAAATGGAACCACAGTTAACTAGGGGATCCAGCAAAGTTCCTCGACTAGGCTGAAGGCTGAGATGGCAAAAGCCTCCCAGAGGAGGATCCCAGGgattagtattctttttttttttttttttttttttgagacagaatctccctctgtctcccaggctggagtgcagtggcaccatctctgctgaCTAATCTCTGTctcgggttgaagcaattctgcctcagcctcctgggctgtgTGAGAGCTCCCCCTGCTGTCTCCCTCTCCTCATGGCTCTCTTCACACTGCCTGCTCTTCCAGTAAAGCAAGTAGAGACAAGAACCACTAATCGAGAATACtagtcctggctgggcacggtggctccagcctgtaatcccagcagtttgagaggctgaggtgggtggagctcaggagtttgagaccagcctggccaacatggcgaaaccccatctctactaaaaaataaaaaaattagccaggtgtggtggtccatgcctgtaatcccagctacttgggaggctgaggcaggaggattgcttaaacccaggagacagaggttacagtgagccgagatcgtgccactgcattccagcatgggcgacagagtgagattctgtctcaaaaaaacaaacaaaaaactagtccATGGGATCCTCCTCTGGGAGGCTTTTTGCCATCTCAGCCTTCAGCCTAGTGGGGGAACTTCACCCTGTCACTTCGGAGCCTTGTTTCCTCCTGTTCTTTCAGTTCTTGGATGTGTTTTTCCTTCCCCATGGTCTTCTCTCACTCTTATCCTAGGTGTGTTCTCCAGGCTTCCTGACAGCTTAGAGTTGAGACATTCCAGATGGTGTAATCTAGCTTCCCATTCATCTGGGCTGCCTCCATCTCCTCTCGGCCCCTTTCCACAGAGCttttttatatttgcaaagaGGATGATAGAATGCCATCTTTTCCAGAAGAACCCCATGCCTCAAGTCCTCACTTCCCACCCACCAGACAGTTCCTTCTGGATAAATGGTGTCCTGGTATCTGTCACCTGTCTCCCAATCTGATCTGGATCTCTTCTAGATCCAGCAGAGATCAAGACTGGAAGGAATGGGGAGGTAGTATGAAATGCAGCAGCAAAGAGGCAAAGATTGCTGAATACTCTGGTCCTAATACTTGCTCTTTTTCTAGCCATGGCACTGAAGAGGGACAGCAAATCTTGCAGCAGCCGGTGCCAGAGAGACTGGACTTTGTTTGCAGTTTTTTGCAGAGTAAGCACCTTTCTTATCCAGCTATGAAGAAGCTGCTTCCTCAGCTCGTGGGATTGGAGAGTCCAGAGGAACTAGTTCATGAGTGTCTAGAGGAGAAAAATTTCAAGACTCCCCACTCTTTAACACAAAGATGAAAACAGCTGGTTCAGATCCCCTGGGTCTTGTGATGCCTCCATCAGTTGGTGTAAGAAGAGTGTCCCTTCAGTCCCAGAGCCCTTCTCAGAGATCTAGGTGTAGCCAGAAGGTTACTTTTTGGGACCTATCACCTTGAACTCTTTGAGCACCTTAAGTTTCTGTTCCCCCCAACTTCAAGGAGATAGAAGCGAGAGTCTTTCCCTtgcaagaaaaactatttttcccAGATAACTTTGAATTCGTTGCTTAGGCGATAGGTGTAGGGGCAGAGGCAGATTAAGGTTGATCTTGACCTCCCTCACTGCTTGTGTGACCTTTCTGGACGTAGGTTCCCTATGTATAATATGGAGATGATAACTGCTCTTCAAGTGGATGGGTGGATTAAATAAGAACATATGCAAAGCTTCTAGTACAGTGCTTGTCAGCTCCCCTCCCCTTGTCCAGCCTTAGACCACACAGTCCTCGTCTTTGACATGGGGAGCTAGCTGCCATCTCCACTCCTAGAGAATTATAGGAAAAGAGAGGCTATATTTAGATAAAGCAAGGTGTTAATAATTGAGCCCAGACCCTTGGGCAGCATGAGAGTCAGGTATCCCCAGGTGTCCTCCTCTGACCCAGCTGCAGGTTTCCTCTGTGATCTCAGTTGGAACAGGATTCTAAGTGACCTGGCATCTCTGGGCTCTTCCTCTGTGGTGCTGAGAGAGAGTTGGTGAGTGGGTGGGAGAGTGCAATGTCATGACCCAGAGTTGCTGTGAATTCCCAGGCTGCTTTCTTCTTCCATTATCCTTGTAGCCCTTGGATTGACCCAGGATAGAACTGACTTCAGATGGAAAATTGTAAGGCAGGGGAAAGAGGGCATAGGAGTAAGGAGCCCTACATCTCATAGCTCCACCAGAGATAGCCATTCTGCTCCCCAGATTTAAGTGTTCTGGGATTTCAGGTATGGTTCCCAGGAAGTTCACCCTGTTTTCTACATTGTTGTCATTGCAGAAAATCAAAAACATCCCTCTTCTCCAGAATGCCTGGTGTCTGCACAGAAGGTGCTAGAGGGATCAGAGCTGGAACTGGCCAAGGTACTTATGGAATACCCGACTGGGGAGGCGGAGCAGGGTTGGAGTAATGGTATCCGAGGGACCCTGCAGGGCCTTCTCTTAACCCAAGGGGAGATGATGGGTGCTTTATTTCTGGGGCTCTAGTACATTGGAGGTAGAACCAGGCAGCCACCTGTCTGAGTCAGAGGCTGATTTAGCCCAAGGATTCTAGGAGCCCATGATCTTATGACAGAGATTATGAAATAAACAATAGTTTACTAGACCATTACTGCCGGCCTTGGTGGAGACCTGGCAGAAATCAGGTCTCACTCGACTATcaccatatttttattatagctcAGTCTGCATCATTCCCTCTGTTCTTTCTGGGTGCTGACCTATAGAGGGTACCTAAAGCTTCACACCCAGGGTTCCATGAGTCCAGGAATTGAGCCATGCAGGAATCTTGGTGCTCAGCTTTTTGTATAGTGTACACTGTGtcctcaattgaaaaaaaaaacccaaaatgtttCCTGGAGCTATTAAGGATGGTGGCCTGGGGTTGCTGAATTCTAGGACTTTCAGAAGAATCGCCAGAATAGCTCAGAGTCCCCAGAACTGCCCAGAATGGGGCCACTGAGACAAGAGACAGCCCCACTCAGTGACTGCCTCCTGTTTGGCTTCTAGATGACCATGCTGCTCTTATACCACTCTACCATGAGCTCCAAAAGTCCCAGGGACTGGGAACAGTTTGAATATAAAATTCAGGTAAGCCCTTGTGCCTCCATGCCACCTAGTGGGCCTAGCCCCTGCTTCACCTCACCtgacttgtttttctttgaaCAGCAGATactggtctttttaaaaatacagttataaCAGTTACTGCCATTCATCATAGAAAATCTGGGAAATGTTGAAAAGCATGCAGAAGGAAATAACAGTTGCCGATAAACTCATTCCCAGAGGTTGCTAACATTTTAAAGGATGTACTTTCAAGTCCTtttttatgtgcatatatttaaCTGTAATATATGTTTTAGGATAATACATAGAAATTATTCTCTGTTCCTATATGTgtttctgcgtgtgtgtgtgtgtgtgtgtgtgtgtgtgtttccacagAATTTGCACTTCATTTATCTCATCCTTTCCTCTGGTAGGGTCATCTGGAAGAGGCCAACATAGTTATATATAAAAGcttcctggccgggtgtggtggctcacacctataatcccagcactttgggaggctgagacaggaggattgcttgaggccaggagttcaagatcagcctgggtaacatagcgagaccctgtctcaacaaaaaagatatttttaaaaaaatgaactggccaggcatggtggctcaagcctgtaatcccagcactttgggaggccgaggtgggcggatcacgaggtcaggagatcgagaccatcctggtggctaacacggtgaaaccccatctctactaaaaatacgtaaaactagccgggcgaggtggcgggcacctgtagtcccagctactcaggaggctgaggcaggagaatggcgtaaacccgggaggcggagcttgcagtgagctgagatccggccactgcactccagcctggacgacagaacaagactccgtctcaaaaaaaaaaaaaaaaaaaaagaattgtgtgtggcagtgtgtgtctgtagttctagctacttgggaagctgaggaggaggagttgactccgggagttggaggttatagtgagctatgattgtgctgctgtgttccagcctgggtgacatagcaagaccttgttccttaacaacaataacaataaaagcaaCTTTCTGATTGTGTTACTTTCCTTAACAGTCACTTCGCTTGTGGTCAGGAGTGAAGTCAGTCAGGAACTCTGAGTTGGGTACATCttgaggggaggtgggagggaagggagcAAGTGGGGTGAACATATCTCTAGTTGAATGTTGTTGGCTGGGTCATAGGACCTCAGCTCTGAGAGGGAGAATGGAATCCAGCAGGCTTCTAGGGCACGAGGGAGCCAGGGACTGGCACTGCCAGGGTGGAGCTCCTGGCAGCCATCCTTTCAGAGGCCTAACACCTCAGtgatgttctttttctctctgtggcccaggctgagttGGCTGTCATTCTTAAATTTGTGCTGGACCATGAGGATGGGCTAAACCTTAATGAGGACCTAGAGAACTTCCTACGGAAAGGTGAGTAGGTACATACTCCTGAGAATCccctcatctctgaaatggggaATACTAGGATCCTGAGTTGTCAAGAAGTGCGGTGGGGGTTTGTTTCTGTCCGCAACACAAGACAGAGTTGGTGGTCAGGAAAAGTGTGTGTAATGGAGTAGGTCGATTTCTGGGTCATGTATCATCTCAGTTCCTATGGAGCTCCTCCTTGCTGCCTGGCAGCAGTGATGTAGGATATTTACAAGTGATCATacctacttttgttttttattttttaaacaatcattAGGCTTAGAAGCTGATAAtgtgcagtcttttttttttttttttttgagatggagtctctctctgtcacccaggctggagtgcagtggtgtgatctcagctcactgcaacctctgcttcccaagttcaagcagttctcctgcttcagcctcctaagtagctggaattacaggtgcatgccaccacacctggctaatttttgtattctttgtagagatggcgttaaaccatgttgattaggctggtctcaaactcctgacatcaggtgatctacctgcctcagcctcccaaagtgttaggattataggcatgagccactgcgcccagcccacagtcttttaaaaaatgtttttcccatCATGTAGCACATGTTCTAGGTGGAAAGGCAGATACATAAACCAGGAAATATGATAAGGAATCTAAGTATGGAATATATCAGTGGTCTCGGCTGGTGCTACAGTAGAAAGAGTGATCGTTCTGCTGGTCTTCTGATGAAGAGGTCAGCTGGTGGATGATAGGAATGTAAGAAGGAGGTCTAGGCGAGTTCTAGCCATTGAGTTTGATGTTCCTTGTATTCAGGTTCCTCATGAGACCTTCAGGTGGAGATGTTGGAAATGTGAGTCCAGAATTCAGGAGCTGGCTCTGGACCAGAAGATAGGTTTGCAAGTCAGCATTGGATGGCCACTGAATCCGTGGGCACTATGGGCAGAGCCAGGAGGCCCCATCAGATCTCTGGGAGCTTAGAGGGTGGGTAGAGGAGGGAGGAGCAGATGAGGAGACTAAGAATGGGTAATTAGAGGTAGGAAAGTCCTACAAAAGTGGTCACAGAAACCAAGGAAAGAGAAGGGTTTTGAGGAGGAGGGCATTTTGGAGGTACAAGACTTTGGGGGGAAGAATTCCAAATGGCAGTCAGTGGCTCTGATAGGAAAGGTTGTTGGGGGCTGCGAGGAGATCCTGCTCAGGGCTCCCCAAGCCGTCTCTGCAGTATGGACTTGAGGAAAAAGCTGAGCACTTGGTGCAGTTTCTGAGCCAGAGAACACCCTCACTCCACTGTGCTCTGAGTAGTGATGCTCTGTAGAAATGGAAGCCCTGCACTTTATTTTGGTTAGAGACACGGAACTGTGGATAACCCAGACACCAGGTTCTGCCCAGTGCCTTCCTTGGTAGTTTACATATAAGTATCCACAGATTCACTCCCACTAAGGCCAAGTTCTCAGATTGCATAAAGATGCAAATCTTTTCACCTTCTTACTAATCTTTGAtgatttattttgtctatttcttaCCCCCAGCTCCTGTCCCTTCTACCTGTTCTAGCACATTCCCTGAAGAGCTCTCCCCACCTAGCCACCAGGCCAAGAGGGAGATTCGCTTCCTAGAGCTACAGAAGGTTGCCTCCTCTTCCAGTGGGAACAAGTATGTTCTGGGCCTTTCCTCCTGGGATAGGGCCTCAGCATCCATCTATTCCTCACATTCCTACCTTCTAGAGTTAAGCTGTTGACCAGCCTCTAGGAGTGCTTGGAGAATCCTGTAGATCTGGGATCTCCTCACCTCCCCAGTATTAATGGGGGGAATTGGTTGGGATTTGTCATGCGCAGAAGGTCTCCCTCAAAAGCTGTTCCCTGTTTATGGAATACCCTTCTTCCTCAAAGACTACAATGAAGTCCCTTCTCTTAGCACATGTCTGCAGAGCCAAGGAtaatatatcacttttttttttctgacaaattaAGGCAGTGAGAAGAAAAATTTTCTCAAGATCATGCCATGAGGCTTGAGGTAGCACTGCAAATAGAACCCAGGTGCACAGGCCTCCCAGCTGCTAGTGGACACTTCCACAGACCCGACTCCCTTCCTGCTGCCTGTTGCTGATTGCTTCAGATCTTAGGCTCTTACCAATGCAACTGGGCCTTTTCCCTCCTCAGCTTTCTCTCAGGTTCTCCAGCTTCTCCCATGGGCGATATCCTGCAGACCCCACAGTTCCAGATGAGACGGCTGAAGAAGCAGCTTGCCGATGAGAGAAGTAATAGGGatgagctggagctggagctggctGAGAACCGCAAGCTCCTCACCGAGAAGGGTAGGTGGCTGGCACGCTGGCAGATGTGTGAATAGACTTGCCAGAAGGATGTCCCCTTGGCCTCGCATGTTGTCCCCTCTGCTGGAGCCTGGAGCTTAGAGCTCAGCCCTGGGCCTGTGGTCAGGCTGACCTCCTGGAAGTTGGGTTCTGTCTTTGTCCCCATCTTCTCTTTCCCTTAGATTGGATACCATATTCCTCCTCCTCTGTATGCCTCCTCCTCCCTATGccacctcctcccttcccctcctgcaCATAGTTCTGTGCtgattctcctctcctcctccctccactctGGGCAGATGCACAGATAGCCATGATGCAGCAGCGCATTGACCGCCTAGCCCTGCTGAATGAGAAGCAGGCAGCCAGCCCACTGGAGCCCAGGGAGCTTGAGGAGCTACGTGACAAGAATGAGAGGTACAACTCTCCCTGCATTCCTTCCCAGGCTCCCGCCCCTTCGTGCACCCAGCCAGGGGCCCATCCATACTCTCTTCTCGCTGCTTCCCTCCCTCGCAGCCTTACCATGCGGCTGCATGAAACCCTGAAGCAGTGCCAGGACCTGAAGACAGAGAAGAGCCAGATGGATCGCAAGATCAGCCAGCTTTTGGAGGAGAATGGAGACCTTTCCTTTAAGGTGGGTGTTAAGGTGGTGTGTGCATGGAGGCCCCTCAGGGCTGAGGCAGTCTGGAAGGCTCCCCAAGAGAGGGTTGAGAAGAATGTCCCAGCACCTGTCTTACGCTACAGTCTCTCCAGAGACCTGCATATTTTGCCCCTTTCCTTGTCCCATAATTGGCTGCTTCCCGGGTACTGGGTTGTGACCCTAAAGTTTGATTTGTGGTCCTGAATTAGAGGTGTGATGGCTGTGATTGGTTTGTGGAGGGTTGGCAGGATAATTGGAGGCATCCAGCCCCTGGGGTTCAGGGAGCAGACAGCAGTGGTAGGGTCAGCGTTGACCCTGGGTGATGGGGATTCTCACTTGCCCATCTCAGCTGCGGGAGTTTGCCAGTCACCTGCAGCAGCTACAGGATGCCCTCAATGAGCTGACAGAGGAGCACAGCAGGGCCACTCAGGAGTGGCTGGAGAAGCAGGCCCAGCTGGAGAAGGAGCTCAGCACAGCCCTGCAGGATAAGGTAACCCTCTGCTGGGGTCACAGCCACAGTCTTGACCACATATGCAAAGCTGAATCCAGTTTACCACTGTGCTCTTCTGGGCCTTTGGGTATTAAGCTGCTTTCTCTTTAAGGTTTGATAGTGTGCTGTAATTGAAAGGTTGAAAGATTGTGGGCTTCAGTCTagtacacctttcttttttttttaatttatttttatttttttccccagtcagTGCCCTCACTTTATAGTATACCTTTCAATCCTATCTCTGGTGTTTATAAGATGTGGATCCTGGACAAGTTAATCAGTCTGTTTTTCTAAGCATTCTTTCcctaaaatgggagtaataacgAGTAGCAGCCTTACCACCTATtatgagaaaatgtatgtaaagcacttcACACATCACGTAGTGTAAAGTAAGCTCTCGGTGAACCAGTTGTTATGGTTGCTATTGGTAAGAACCCAACTTGGCCACTTAGTAATAACCATGTAGCCCTTGATCTTGGCACTTAGCATCTGCTTCAGGTTCTTGCTCTGTAAGAGAAATAGTAATAGCTGCCTCTCACATTTGTAAGTGAATTAGAAATTCAGGAATGCacccaggccgggcacggtggctcacgcctgtaatcccgctactttgggaggccaaggcgggtggatcacctgatgtcaggagttcgagaccagcctggccagcatggtgaaaccctgtctctactaaaaatacaaaaagaaaaattagctgggtgtagtgatgcatgcctgtagtcccagctactcgggaagctgagacagaagaagctcttgaacctgggaggcgaaggttgcagtaagccaagatctcaccactgcactccagtgtaggcgacagagcaagactacgtctcaaaaaaaaaaaaaaaaaaaaatagggatgCACCCAGCACAGCCTCTTACAGGTACTTAGTGAACAGTGGTGAAGAAGTGGGTTTGGGACTGGGGGATGTTGCAGCTGCTGCCAGTGCTTCCCAGAGGATGGTGGGCAGCTGGTGGTGATTTGGATAATCTAGGACTCAAGACTTATCTGAGGAAGGGTATACAGTAAGGAAATTTGAAGTAAACTCAGCAGCCTTGGGGAAGTAGTAAGAAGGTCACATTATGCTTTTATTCTGCCTTAGAACTAGGTCTAGAGAGTCAGGTCCCTCATGCTCCCAGTTCCatgatttctgcttttttctaGGTCATGGCAAAGGAATATCTTGGTAACAAGATGATAGGCCCCATGTTTGTTGATGTTTATGAGGGCTTGTGTGGTAATCTGGTGCCTGTTCCACCTCTCTGTTCACATGGGTCTCATTTACTCCCAGAAATGCCTTGAAGAGAAGAACGAAATCCTTCAGGGAAAACTTTCACAGTTGGAAGAACACTTGGCCCTGCTGCGGGAGAACCCACCCCAGGAGAAGGGCGAGGTGCTAGGTGATGTCTTGCAGGTAGGAATGCACAGGACAACCTGTGTGCTGGGAGTTGGTGTGGACTCACATTCAGTACCTTTGGGTTCCTGGTGTTCTGCCATTTCCAGAGGAGGCTTGGTGACTGAGGAGTCATGCTGATCCCAGTTTATCTCTTTATACCACCAGCTGGAAACCCTGAAACAAGAGGCAGCCACTCTTGCTGCAAACAACACACAGCTCCAAGCCAGGGTGGAGACGCTGGAGACTGAGCAAGGCCAGCAGGAAGCCAAGCTGCTTGCTGAGCGGGACCACTTTGAAGAAGAAAAGCAGCAGCTATCTAGCCTGATCGCCAACCTGCAGAGCTCCATCTCCAACCTCAGCCAGGCCAAGGAAGAGCTGGAGcaggcctcccaggctcatgggGCCCGGTTGACTGCCCAGGTGGCCTCTCTGACCTCTGAGCTCACCACACTCAATGCCACCATCCAGCAACAGGATCAAGAACTGGCTGACCTGAAGCAGCAGGCCAAAGAGGAGCAGGCCCAGCTAGCACAGACCCTCCAACAGCAAGAACAGGCCTCCCAGGGCCTCCGCCACCAGGTGGAGCAGCTGAGCAGTAGCCTGAAGCAGAAGGAGCAGCAGTTGAAGGAGGTAGCAGAGAAGCAGGAGGTAACTAGGCGGGACCACGCCCAGCAACTGGCCACTGCTGCAGAGGAGCGAGAGGCCTCCTTAAGAGAGCGGGATGCGGCTCTCCAGCGGCTGGAGGCACTGGAGAAGGAGAAGGCTGCGAAGCTGGAGATTCTGCAGCAGCAACTTCAGGTGGCTAATGAAACCCGGGACAGTGCTCAGACCTCAGTGACACAGGCCCAGCGGGAGAAGGCAGAGCTGAGCCAGAAGGTGGAGGAACTCCGCGCCCGTGTTGAGACAGCCTGCCGGGAACAACATGAGGCCCAGGCCCAGGTAGCAGAGCTAGAGTTCCAGCTGCAGTCTGAGCAGCAAAAAGCAACTGAGAAAGAAAGGGTGGCCCAGGAGAAGGACCAGCTCCAGGAGCAGCTCCAGGCCCTCAAAGAGTCCTTGAAGGTCACCAAGGGCAGCCTTGAAGAGGAGAAGCGCAGGGCTGCAGATGCCCTGGAAGAGCAGCAGCGTTGTATCTCTGAGCTGAAGGCAGAGACCCGAAGCTTGGTGGAGCAGCATAAGCAGGAACAAAAGGAGCTGGAAGAAGAGAAGGCTGGGCGCAAGGGGCTGGAGGCTCGATTACAGCAGCTTGGAGAGGCCCATCAGGCCGAGACTGAAGTCCTGCGGCAGGAGCTGGCAGAGGCCATAGCTGCTCAGCGCACAGCTGAGAGTGAGTGTGAGCAGCTTGTCAAAGAAGTAGCTGCCTGGCGTGAACGGTATGAGGAGAGCCAGCAAGAGGAGGCGCAGTATGGAGCCATGTTCCAGGAACAGCTGATGACTTTGAAGGAAGAATGTGAGAAGGCCCGCCAGGAGCTGCAGGAGGCAAAGGAGAAGGTGGCAGGCATAGAATCCCACAGCGAGCTCCAGATAAGCCGGCAGCAGAATGAGCTAGTTGAGCTCCACGCCAACCTGGCCAGAGCACTCCAGCAGGTCCAAGAGAAGGAAGTCAGGGCCCAGAAGCTTGCAGACGACCTCTCCGCTCTGCAGGAAAAGATGGCTGCCACTAGCAAAGAGGTGGCCCGCTTGGAGACTTTGGTGCGCAAGGCAGGTGAGCAGCAGGAAACAGCCTCCCGGGAGTTAGTCAAGGAGCCTGCGAGGGCAGGGGACAGAGAGCCCGAGTGGCTGGAAGAGCAACAGGGACGCCAGTTCTGCAGCACACAGGCAGCGCTGCAGGCTATGGAACGGGAGGCAGAGCAGATGGGCAATGAGCTGGAGCGGCTGCGGGCCGCACTGATGGAGAGCcaggggcagcagcaggaggagcgtgggcagcaggaaagagaggtGGCACGACTGACCCAGGAGCGGGGCCGGGCCCAAGCTGATCTTGCCCTGGAGAAGGCGGCCAAAGCAGAGCTTGAGATGCGGCTGCAGAATGCCCTCAATGAGCAGCGTGTGGAGTTTGCTACCCTGCAAGAGGCACTGGCTCATGCCTTGACAGAAAAGGAAGGCAAGGACCAGGAGTTGGTCAAGCTTCGTGGCCTGGAGGCAGCCCAGATAAAAGAGCTGGAGGAACTTAGGCAAACCATGAAGCAACTGAAGGAACAGCTggctaagaaagaaaaggagcacGCATCTGGCTCAGGAGCCCAATCTGAGGCTGCTGGCAGGACAGAGCCAACAGGCCCCAAGCTGGAGGCGCTGCGGGCAGAGGTGAGCAAGCTGGAGCAGCAatgccagcagcagcaggagcaggccGACAGTCTGGAACGCAGCCTCGAGGCTGAACGGGCCTCCCGGGCTGAGCGGGACAGTGCTCTGGAGACTCTGCAGGGCCAGTTAGAGGAGAAGGCCCGGGAGCTAGGGCACAGTCAGAGTGCCTTAGCCTCGGCCCAAAGGGAGTTGGCTGCCCTCCGCACCAAGGTACAAGACCACAGCAAGGCTGAAGATGAGTGGAAGGCCCAGGTGGCCCGGGGCCGGCAAGAGGCTGAGAGGAAAAACAGCCTCATCAGCAGCTTGGAGGAGGAGGTGTCCATCCTAAATCGCCAGGTCctggagaaggagggggagagcAAGGAGTTGAAGCGGCTGGTGATGGCTGAGTCAGAGAAGAGCCAGAAGCTGGAAGACAGGCTGCGCCTGCTCCAGGCAGAGACAGCCAGCAACAGTGCCAGAGCTGCAGAGCGCAGCTCTGCTTTGCGGGAGGAGGTGCAGAGCCTCCGGGAGGAGGCCGAGAAACAGCGGGTG
The genomic region above belongs to Papio anubis isolate 15944 chromosome 12, Panubis1.0, whole genome shotgun sequence and contains:
- the NUMA1 gene encoding nuclear mitotic apparatus protein 1 isoform X1: MTLHATRGAALLSWVNSLHVADPVEAVLQLQDCSIFIKIIDRLHGTEEGQQILQQPVPERLDFVCSFLQKNQKHPSSPECLVSAQKVLEGSELELAKMTMLLLYHSTMSSKSPRDWEQFEYKIQAELAVILKFVLDHEDGLNLNEDLENFLRKAPVPSTCSSTFPEELSPPSHQAKREIRFLELQKVASSSSGNNFLSGSPASPMGDILQTPQFQMRRLKKQLADERSNRDELELELAENRKLLTEKDAQIAMMQQRIDRLALLNEKQAASPLEPRELEELRDKNESLTMRLHETLKQCQDLKTEKSQMDRKISQLLEENGDLSFKLREFASHLQQLQDALNELTEEHSRATQEWLEKQAQLEKELSTALQDKKCLEEKNEILQGKLSQLEEHLALLRENPPQEKGEVLGDVLQLETLKQEAATLAANNTQLQARVETLETEQGQQEAKLLAERDHFEEEKQQLSSLIANLQSSISNLSQAKEELEQASQAHGARLTAQVASLTSELTTLNATIQQQDQELADLKQQAKEEQAQLAQTLQQQEQASQGLRHQVEQLSSSLKQKEQQLKEVAEKQEVTRRDHAQQLATAAEEREASLRERDAALQRLEALEKEKAAKLEILQQQLQVANETRDSAQTSVTQAQREKAELSQKVEELRARVETACREQHEAQAQVAELEFQLQSEQQKATEKERVAQEKDQLQEQLQALKESLKVTKGSLEEEKRRAADALEEQQRCISELKAETRSLVEQHKQEQKELEEEKAGRKGLEARLQQLGEAHQAETEVLRQELAEAIAAQRTAESECEQLVKEVAAWRERYEESQQEEAQYGAMFQEQLMTLKEECEKARQELQEAKEKVAGIESHSELQISRQQNELVELHANLARALQQVQEKEVRAQKLADDLSALQEKMAATSKEVARLETLVRKAGEQQETASRELVKEPARAGDREPEWLEEQQGRQFCSTQAALQAMEREAEQMGNELERLRAALMESQGQQQEERGQQEREVARLTQERGRAQADLALEKAAKAELEMRLQNALNEQRVEFATLQEALAHALTEKEGKDQELVKLRGLEAAQIKELEELRQTMKQLKEQLAKKEKEHASGSGAQSEAAGRTEPTGPKLEALRAEVSKLEQQCQQQQEQADSLERSLEAERASRAERDSALETLQGQLEEKARELGHSQSALASAQRELAALRTKVQDHSKAEDEWKAQVARGRQEAERKNSLISSLEEEVSILNRQVLEKEGESKELKRLVMAESEKSQKLEDRLRLLQAETASNSARAAERSSALREEVQSLREEAEKQRVASENLRQELTSQAERAEELGQELKAWQEKFFQKEQALSTLQLEHTSTQALVSELLPAKHLCQQLQAEQAAAEKRHREELEQSKQAAGGLRAELLRAQRELGELIPLRQKVAEQERTAQQLRAEKASYAEQLSMLKKAHGLLAEENRGLGERANLGRQFLEVELDQAREKYVQELAAVRADAETRLAEVQREAQSTARELEVMTAKYEGAKVKVLEERQRFQEEKQKLTAQVEQLEVFQREQTKQVEELRKKLADSDQASKVQQQKLKAVQAQGGESQQEAQRLQARLNELQAQLSQKEQAAEHYKLQMEKAKTHYDAKKQQNQELQEQLQSLEHLQKENKELRAEAERLGHELQQAGLKTKEAEQTCRHLTAQVRSLEAQVAHADQQLRDLGKFQVATDALKSREPQAKPQLDLSIDSLDLSCEEGTPLSITSKLPRTQPDGTSVPGEPASPISQRLPPKVESLESLYFTPIPARSQAPLESSLDSLGDVFLDSGRKTRSARRRTTQIINITMTKKLDVEEPDSANSSFYSTRSAPASQASLRATSSTQSLARLSSPDYGNSALLSLPGYRPTTRSSARRSQAGVSSGAPPGRNSFYMGTCQDEPEQLDDWNRIAELQQRNRVCPPHLKTCYPLESRPSLSLGTITDEEMKTGDPQETLRRASMQPIQIAEGTGITTRQQRKRVSLEPHQGPGTPESKKATSCFPRPMTPRDRHEGRKQSATEAQKKAAPASTKQADRRQSMAFSILNTPKKLGNSLLRRGASKKALSKASPNTRSGTRRSPRIATTTASAATAAAIAATTATPRAKGKAKH